One stretch of Molothrus aeneus isolate 106 chromosome 2, BPBGC_Maene_1.0, whole genome shotgun sequence DNA includes these proteins:
- the OMP gene encoding olfactory marker protein, which translates to MAAGAGTLELPFTCDEQLTRRMRLRFQSLQQRNMRPQDGERLLRPNEQIYRVDFIQQHQLCFLRWNVQLERPGKVTVTGTSQLWTPDLTHLMNRQLLEPVGIFWKKPGAEEVECNEADAQEFGERIAELAQIRKVMYFLLTFSGGLEPAQLKGSIVFKA; encoded by the coding sequence atggcagctggggcagggacacttgAGCTGCCCTTCACCTGCGACGAGCAGCTCACGCGGCGCATGCGGCTGCGgttccagagcctgcagcaaaGGAACATGAGGCCCCAGGATGGGGAGAGGCTGCTGCGCCCCAATGAGCAGATCTACCGAGTGGATttcatccagcagcaccagctgtgctTCCTCCGCTGGAACGTGCAGCTGGAGAGACCCGGCAAGGTCACGGTGACAGGCACCTCCCAGCTCTGGACTCCTGACCTCACCCATCTGATGAAccggcagctgctggagccggTGGGAATCTTCTGGAAGAAGCCAGGGGCCGAGGAGGTGGAGTGCAATGAGGCAGATGCCCAGGAGTTTGGGGAGAGGATAGCAGAACTAGCCCAGATCCGCAAGGTGATGTATTTTCTCCTCACTTTTAGTGGTGGCCTCGAACCAGCTCAGCTGAAAGGCTCCATTGTTTTTAAAGCCTGA